One stretch of Schlesneria sp. DSM 10557 DNA includes these proteins:
- a CDS encoding DUF1080 domain-containing protein has protein sequence MICHFLIRRIGIPAIACLLVGSLVSAAETTKGLSDISLVDVDYHIQGEYVGSAPLGRYCQPVGLQVVARGAGEFDALLYRGGLPGNGYNGSPALKLTGTWAGNRVVLGGEDLVIDLQTGYAGVVKNTAGQRLSYLQPIKRVSATQGACPPPHAIVLFDGTHTDRWNKATVTPDGLLEIGCETKETYQNFTLHAEFRTPYMPHARGQNRGNSGFYLQKRYEVQVLDSFGLQPQFNDCGSLYRFKAPDLNMSFPPLRWQTYDINFCAPRFSSDGQKLCKARITVRHNGVIIHNQLELENKTGGGSVEGPNPLPILLQNHGNPVQFRNIWLIDHDRPVLTWRQR, from the coding sequence TTGATCTGCCATTTCCTCATTCGTCGTATTGGCATTCCCGCAATCGCATGTCTGCTTGTGGGATCACTGGTGTCTGCTGCCGAGACCACCAAAGGGCTCTCCGATATCTCGCTGGTCGATGTGGATTACCACATCCAAGGGGAATACGTCGGTTCGGCCCCACTGGGTCGATACTGTCAGCCGGTGGGATTGCAGGTGGTGGCACGCGGGGCTGGGGAGTTTGACGCGCTGCTCTATCGCGGAGGATTGCCGGGAAATGGCTACAATGGCAGTCCTGCCTTGAAACTAACGGGAACATGGGCGGGGAACCGGGTCGTGCTGGGGGGAGAAGACCTCGTCATCGACCTGCAGACCGGTTATGCGGGGGTCGTGAAGAACACGGCGGGGCAGCGATTGAGCTATCTGCAGCCGATCAAAAGAGTGAGTGCCACACAGGGAGCCTGTCCACCACCCCATGCGATTGTTCTATTTGACGGAACCCATACCGACAGGTGGAACAAGGCGACGGTGACCCCCGACGGACTGCTGGAGATTGGCTGCGAAACAAAAGAGACGTATCAGAACTTCACGCTGCACGCCGAATTTCGCACCCCCTACATGCCCCATGCTCGTGGCCAGAATCGAGGGAACAGCGGCTTCTACCTGCAGAAACGCTACGAAGTTCAGGTGCTGGATTCCTTCGGTTTGCAACCGCAGTTCAATGACTGCGGTTCGCTCTACCGGTTCAAAGCTCCCGACCTTAACATGAGCTTTCCCCCGCTGCGCTGGCAGACCTATGACATCAATTTTTGCGCTCCGCGCTTTTCCAGTGACGGACAGAAACTCTGCAAAGCCCGCATCACGGTCCGCCACAACGGTGTGATCATCCACAACCAGTTAGAGCTTGAGAATAAGACCGGGGGGGGCAGCGTCGAAGGCCCGAATCCACTCCCGATCCTGTTACAGAATCATGGCAACCCGGTGCAATTCCGAAATATCTGGCTGATCGATCACGACCGGCCTGTACTGACCTGGAGACAACGATGA
- a CDS encoding SDR family NAD(P)-dependent oxidoreductase, with translation MNRQQSPNELSATQPPLAIVGISALFPKAASTEEFWSNIRRGVDAITEVPASHWSPDEYFDPNQKTPDMTYARRGGFLSPLAFDPLEFGISPNNLEAIDTSQLLGMVGAKRALEDAGYGAGRKFDRSRVGCILGVTGTLEMVIPLGARLGHPRWRKALKDAGVADDVANDVVERISQSYVPWQENSFPGLLGNVVAGRIANRLDLHGTNCVVDAACASSLSAIHLAALELWTGRSDMVVTGGIDTFNDIFMFMCFSKTPALSPTGDSKPFSDEADGTILGEGVGMVVLKRLADAQRDGDRVYAVLKGIGTSSDGAGSAVYAPKAEGQIRCLKDAYRVAGVSPDTIELVEAHGTGTKVGDATEVTGLIDVFKSSGRQGTWCAVGSVKSQIGHTKAAAGAAGVLKAVLALRHRVLPPTIKVNRPPAAMLEPGCPFYVNTEARPWLKSDKHPRRAGVSAFGFGGSNFHCVLEESPQQSDEAEWDGDVQVIALSAPSVNDLLGEVRTKMGSLDGSDWRQVRGLGAASRSQFRATDPHRILFVVERDKTDLKGVLASAQTMFERAPEKANWSTPDGVHYGSGAAAGKLGMLFPGQGSQYVGMLRELACRFPVMLDVLAEANEVFANAVTRNDQAPPDERLTDLIYPYPAFSPEGRSRQDSVLRSTQIAQPAIGAVSLAALAVLDQFGVHPEAVAGHSYGELTALCASQRFGSRALYRLSMLRGTLMAAAQEVDGGMLALGAPLTQIEAALKELSVDLVVANHNSPTQVVLSGRVPEIERATELFARRNIRGKKLSVAAAFHSPLVASASRAFRPVLDEVEFAPSRMPVYANSTAAEYPADPNAARDLLAAQLARPVNFVSEVERMHADGVRTFLEVGPGGVLTGLVNSILQGREYRAVSIDSSSGKRSGVIDLANALAQVSSVGHSVRWDRWDPNGKAASAQSESRRMTVPITGANYVKPRAPIPPRATAASLETPRPPEQPPHKDSKGSATIAPPPPVEALTLPQPTPQAIVAPRAAAPSVPSPVPAAAPVSSMSTEVSPPMKFTRPANAENLSSVARKSPDASSLATIQQLLEAMQRIQAETTRLHQQFLEGQEIAFKTFERLALGQFGGEMASKQAPISLRPADTRAPVIPTRAEQLTKEAPATASVQPPVALTVTSEPRPAKVELPLPAAAPLPPAAPPAFAAQPKSVTPPVSQPSVSASVAAQSAPAQQFKAAPEAKSLPVSAPVNEPAVRSQLDEVISRLGSTVLAVVSEKTGYPKEMLNLEMSLDHDLGIDSIKRVEILATLQERVTDLPSFQPDELGALHTLRDVVILAEARTSSALPTSPAAGQPTTVPMQKLAAVETPLPQSRSTVSRSTESSGSDLASPFGQTVLEIVSEKTGYPTEMLNLEMSLDHDLGIDSIKRVEILSALQERVPDLPAFQSEELGALHTLRDVVGLAQSRSADGKPQVAVIAPLAGPIEAAVPQTPNVSSAVSAPAPAASSSGSLLWPVVLAIVSENTGYPTEMLNLEMSLDHDLGIDSIKRVEILSALQERIPDLPAFQPDELGALHTLKDVVTLADTRSGGSGIPSAAVAEKACEQSETESVPGTAVSPGNAINSLMGPVVLEVVSEKTGYPAEMLNLDMSLDHDLGIDSIKRVEILSALQERVPNLPAFQPDELGALHTLRDVVTLADARTNSSRGTAPQTTGPVGATASPVNVTPAATQKSSTSEKQGSLELAPIVLAVVSEKTGYPSEMLNLEMSLDHDLGIDSIKRVEILSALQERVLDLPAFQPDELGSLHTLRDVVTLADARTRGASVSAASADVTVTPANSIAAPVEPQTSVKNESASLWPIVLEVVSEKTGYPTEMLNLTMSLDHDLGIDSIKRVEILSAVQERVPDLPAFQPDELGALQTLHDVVSLAEARVAASSTAGATLAPASHAAANASAVVQVVPSPAPAPVTERPVAERQLVPSPRIQRSIVRPVALAAASARPKLKLMSGGEVWVTNDGSDLAAKVASELAQQGFKTRLIELENSVLPEVPETLAGLVVIASAGGTTDNQLWSAVRWLQQVGPVLRRNSRHAATFLVTVSRLDGRFGFAGSRPLQNPVSGGLAGLAKCVAREWPDVVARAFDLSHDWSSNQVAAAMLVAELVHEGPVEVGITPSGLFSLEIAEQTLTGVLQNPPIDRGDLVVISGGARGVTAEAAFAMAQAWKPRIAILGRSPEPAPEPEWLARLTTEAEIRQAVIARAVPSSTPKVIGNQVQQIVASREIAQQLHRLASVGISAAYYSVDVRDEQAVKKILSQLEREHGPVRGIIHGAGVLADQKIEDKTKDQFDRVYGTKIDGLNALLKGVDPEELKLLCLFSSYTARFGRVGQLDYGIANEVLNKQARQFAIQHPQCRVASFNWGPWDGGMVQGGLKKLFASEGVGLIPLRDGAEALVLEFQQATSLPIEVLILAPVEADAAPAPKSATRPEPVMAPALNGVSPTGGNASRNGQDVVAPPQSFTTDSPAEMKIDFERELDLAKYSFLESHALGGKAVFPVAMILEWLAHAAIHRNPGLELRGFSDFRVYQGIRLGAHQKYSIKALSGKAVRRGDVFVVPVQLLGERDGRELLHAGANVLLAASYPAAPGTTPSLEGAGYPMNLTDAYERRLFHGPVLRGLQTIEACSEQGIAVTTRTAPAPWSWMTDPVRGSWLADPLVIDGALQAIILWSQEFRGKPCLPCAVKNYQQFRRTFPKDGVRIVIRMHEAAAQLVRCDVDFVDLDGVLVARMEGCESVADASLTSAFANNRPE, from the coding sequence ATGAATCGTCAACAATCCCCGAATGAGCTCTCTGCCACTCAGCCGCCTCTCGCGATTGTGGGAATCAGTGCCCTGTTTCCCAAGGCTGCCAGTACAGAAGAGTTCTGGTCAAATATCCGTCGTGGAGTAGACGCCATCACCGAGGTTCCTGCATCGCACTGGAGCCCCGATGAGTATTTCGATCCAAACCAGAAGACACCCGACATGACGTACGCACGTCGCGGCGGGTTCCTGTCACCGCTGGCGTTCGATCCCCTGGAATTCGGTATCTCTCCCAACAATCTTGAGGCGATCGATACGAGTCAGTTGCTGGGGATGGTGGGGGCCAAGCGAGCACTGGAAGATGCTGGTTACGGCGCGGGGCGCAAGTTTGACCGGTCTCGGGTGGGATGCATTCTGGGCGTCACGGGAACACTGGAAATGGTGATTCCTCTTGGTGCTCGACTCGGTCACCCTCGGTGGCGTAAGGCGCTCAAAGACGCGGGCGTCGCTGATGACGTGGCCAATGACGTTGTTGAACGGATTTCCCAGAGCTACGTCCCGTGGCAGGAAAACTCGTTCCCCGGACTGCTGGGCAATGTCGTTGCCGGACGAATTGCAAACCGGCTGGACCTGCACGGAACCAACTGCGTGGTCGACGCCGCGTGCGCCAGCTCGCTGTCTGCCATTCACCTTGCCGCGCTGGAACTGTGGACGGGGCGAAGCGATATGGTGGTCACTGGAGGGATCGACACCTTCAATGACATCTTCATGTTCATGTGCTTCAGCAAGACCCCTGCATTGTCGCCGACGGGTGATTCGAAACCTTTTTCAGACGAGGCAGACGGGACGATTCTGGGTGAAGGGGTGGGCATGGTCGTGCTGAAGCGACTGGCCGATGCCCAGCGGGATGGGGACCGGGTCTATGCGGTTCTGAAAGGGATCGGAACGTCGAGCGATGGAGCGGGGAGTGCCGTCTACGCGCCCAAAGCAGAAGGACAGATTCGTTGTCTCAAGGACGCCTATCGCGTTGCAGGGGTCTCGCCCGACACCATCGAACTGGTAGAAGCACACGGAACGGGAACGAAAGTCGGCGATGCAACCGAGGTCACCGGGCTGATCGATGTCTTTAAGTCGTCAGGACGACAGGGGACCTGGTGCGCCGTGGGGTCCGTCAAGTCGCAGATCGGGCACACCAAGGCGGCCGCAGGTGCCGCTGGCGTGCTGAAAGCGGTTCTGGCGCTGCGTCATCGAGTGCTTCCTCCAACAATCAAGGTGAATCGCCCCCCCGCAGCTATGCTGGAACCGGGGTGTCCGTTTTATGTGAACACCGAAGCCCGGCCGTGGTTGAAATCAGACAAGCATCCCCGCCGTGCCGGTGTCAGTGCGTTCGGCTTTGGGGGAAGCAACTTTCACTGTGTTCTGGAAGAATCGCCGCAGCAATCGGACGAGGCGGAATGGGACGGCGATGTGCAGGTGATTGCCCTCTCTGCCCCCAGCGTCAATGACCTGCTGGGTGAAGTCCGTACGAAGATGGGATCTCTGGACGGATCGGACTGGCGGCAGGTTCGAGGACTGGGTGCCGCGAGTCGAAGTCAATTCCGGGCGACCGATCCACATCGAATTCTGTTTGTCGTCGAACGAGACAAGACGGACCTGAAAGGGGTTCTCGCCAGTGCGCAGACCATGTTTGAGCGTGCACCCGAGAAAGCGAACTGGTCCACCCCGGACGGCGTCCATTACGGTAGTGGTGCCGCGGCCGGAAAGCTGGGAATGCTTTTCCCTGGCCAGGGATCTCAATATGTCGGGATGCTGCGAGAACTCGCTTGTCGTTTCCCCGTCATGCTGGATGTGCTCGCTGAGGCGAATGAAGTCTTCGCGAATGCTGTGACGCGGAATGATCAGGCCCCCCCGGATGAACGTCTGACGGATCTGATCTATCCATATCCCGCGTTTTCGCCCGAGGGGCGTTCGCGGCAAGACAGCGTGCTGCGGTCGACGCAAATCGCTCAGCCTGCGATTGGAGCAGTCAGCCTGGCGGCCCTGGCAGTACTGGACCAGTTTGGTGTTCATCCGGAAGCGGTGGCAGGGCACAGTTATGGTGAGCTGACCGCGCTGTGTGCATCGCAGCGGTTCGGATCCCGTGCGCTTTATCGGTTGTCCATGCTTCGCGGAACGTTGATGGCGGCGGCCCAGGAAGTGGATGGTGGTATGCTGGCGCTGGGGGCGCCACTAACCCAGATCGAGGCGGCGCTCAAAGAACTTTCGGTCGATCTTGTCGTGGCCAATCACAATAGTCCGACTCAGGTCGTCCTGTCCGGTCGCGTTCCCGAAATCGAGCGAGCCACGGAACTCTTCGCTCGTCGAAATATCCGGGGCAAGAAGTTGTCGGTCGCTGCTGCCTTCCATAGTCCGCTGGTGGCGTCTGCCAGCCGAGCATTCCGACCTGTTCTGGATGAAGTCGAGTTCGCGCCGTCTCGCATGCCGGTATACGCAAACAGTACGGCTGCTGAATACCCCGCTGATCCGAATGCCGCGCGGGATTTGCTTGCGGCCCAGCTCGCCCGACCGGTTAACTTTGTCAGCGAAGTGGAACGGATGCACGCCGACGGGGTCCGCACGTTCCTGGAAGTAGGTCCCGGTGGGGTGCTTACGGGTCTGGTGAATTCCATCCTGCAGGGGCGTGAGTACCGTGCCGTCTCGATCGATTCTTCCAGTGGTAAGAGAAGTGGTGTCATCGACCTGGCCAACGCACTGGCGCAGGTCTCCTCCGTCGGGCACTCCGTTCGGTGGGACCGCTGGGATCCGAACGGCAAAGCCGCATCTGCGCAGAGTGAGTCGCGGCGAATGACCGTTCCGATTACCGGTGCCAACTACGTCAAACCACGCGCACCAATTCCGCCCCGAGCGACGGCTGCCTCTCTGGAAACCCCTCGACCGCCTGAACAGCCACCACACAAAGATTCAAAGGGATCGGCCACGATCGCTCCGCCGCCACCGGTAGAAGCGCTAACATTACCGCAGCCGACTCCGCAGGCCATCGTCGCGCCTCGCGCGGCAGCCCCCAGCGTACCGAGCCCGGTCCCCGCTGCGGCTCCCGTTTCATCCATGTCCACTGAAGTCAGTCCGCCGATGAAGTTTACTCGCCCCGCCAATGCAGAGAATCTGTCCAGCGTCGCCAGAAAGTCGCCTGACGCGAGTTCGCTGGCGACGATTCAGCAGTTGCTCGAAGCGATGCAACGGATTCAGGCGGAAACCACCCGGTTGCATCAGCAGTTTCTGGAAGGCCAGGAAATTGCGTTCAAGACATTCGAGCGTTTGGCGCTGGGACAGTTCGGCGGTGAGATGGCGTCGAAACAGGCACCGATTTCACTGCGTCCCGCTGACACCCGTGCGCCGGTGATTCCGACGCGCGCGGAACAGTTGACGAAGGAAGCACCGGCGACGGCTTCGGTTCAGCCACCCGTGGCTCTTACCGTCACGTCCGAACCTCGACCAGCGAAAGTCGAATTGCCATTGCCCGCTGCGGCTCCACTGCCGCCAGCCGCGCCACCGGCTTTTGCGGCTCAGCCAAAGAGCGTGACTCCGCCGGTCAGCCAACCGTCGGTCAGTGCATCCGTAGCGGCTCAGTCCGCCCCCGCTCAGCAGTTTAAGGCCGCACCTGAAGCGAAGTCTCTTCCCGTTTCCGCCCCAGTGAACGAACCTGCTGTTCGTTCTCAACTGGATGAAGTGATTTCTCGACTCGGGTCAACGGTCCTCGCGGTTGTTTCCGAGAAGACGGGATATCCGAAGGAAATGCTGAATCTGGAGATGAGTCTGGATCACGATCTGGGGATCGATTCGATCAAACGAGTCGAGATCCTGGCAACGCTCCAGGAGCGAGTGACCGACCTGCCCTCGTTTCAGCCGGATGAACTCGGGGCACTGCACACACTTCGCGATGTTGTGATTCTTGCTGAAGCGAGAACGTCATCCGCTCTTCCAACCTCACCCGCAGCGGGGCAGCCGACCACCGTTCCGATGCAGAAACTGGCCGCGGTCGAAACTCCCTTGCCACAGTCCCGATCGACCGTGTCCCGATCGACCGAGTCCAGCGGCTCGGACCTCGCATCCCCGTTTGGACAGACGGTCCTGGAAATCGTGTCGGAAAAGACCGGCTATCCGACCGAGATGCTGAATCTCGAAATGAGCCTCGATCATGATCTGGGGATCGACTCCATCAAACGAGTTGAAATCCTGTCAGCCCTTCAAGAACGCGTCCCCGATCTGCCCGCGTTTCAGTCTGAAGAACTGGGGGCGCTGCACACGCTCCGCGACGTCGTCGGACTCGCTCAATCCCGTTCGGCCGACGGGAAACCGCAAGTCGCCGTGATCGCTCCGCTCGCTGGACCGATTGAGGCTGCTGTGCCGCAGACCCCCAATGTGAGTTCCGCCGTGTCGGCACCGGCACCGGCGGCTTCGTCCTCTGGATCGCTGTTGTGGCCGGTTGTGCTGGCCATCGTGTCAGAGAATACTGGCTATCCCACCGAGATGCTGAATCTCGAAATGAGTCTTGATCATGACCTCGGAATCGACTCGATCAAGCGTGTTGAGATCCTGTCGGCGCTGCAAGAGCGGATCCCCGATCTCCCCGCATTCCAGCCCGACGAACTGGGGGCGCTGCACACGCTGAAGGACGTGGTGACTCTGGCCGATACCCGGTCGGGGGGGAGCGGCATCCCGTCCGCTGCCGTTGCGGAAAAAGCCTGTGAACAATCTGAAACCGAGTCCGTTCCGGGGACTGCTGTCTCGCCAGGAAACGCGATAAATTCACTAATGGGACCCGTCGTGCTTGAGGTGGTCTCGGAGAAGACGGGCTACCCGGCCGAAATGCTCAATCTGGACATGAGTCTCGACCACGATCTGGGTATCGACTCAATCAAACGAGTCGAGATCCTTTCGGCGCTGCAGGAACGGGTCCCGAATCTTCCCGCGTTTCAGCCGGATGAACTTGGGGCCCTACATACTCTGCGGGACGTGGTGACGTTGGCGGACGCTCGCACGAACTCATCACGCGGAACTGCGCCCCAGACCACGGGGCCTGTCGGCGCAACTGCTTCTCCTGTGAATGTGACTCCTGCGGCCACTCAGAAAAGTTCCACTTCAGAGAAACAGGGATCATTAGAACTTGCGCCGATCGTGCTGGCTGTCGTCTCAGAGAAGACCGGGTACCCGAGCGAGATGCTCAATCTGGAGATGAGTCTGGACCATGACCTGGGGATCGACTCGATCAAGCGAGTTGAGATTCTTTCCGCCCTGCAGGAACGGGTACTGGATCTCCCCGCGTTTCAGCCGGACGAACTTGGCTCACTCCATACCCTGCGAGATGTGGTCACACTCGCCGATGCGCGGACCAGAGGGGCGTCAGTCAGTGCGGCTTCTGCAGACGTGACAGTCACCCCTGCGAATTCCATTGCCGCACCGGTGGAACCTCAGACTTCGGTGAAGAACGAATCCGCATCGCTGTGGCCGATTGTGCTGGAGGTCGTCTCGGAAAAGACGGGTTATCCGACCGAGATGCTGAATCTCACAATGAGCCTTGATCATGATCTGGGAATCGATTCGATCAAACGCGTCGAAATTCTTTCGGCAGTTCAGGAACGAGTTCCCGACCTTCCCGCGTTTCAGCCGGACGAGTTAGGGGCGTTGCAAACGCTGCATGATGTCGTGAGCCTGGCGGAAGCACGAGTCGCAGCGAGCAGCACCGCCGGGGCGACCCTGGCGCCTGCCTCCCATGCGGCAGCCAACGCTTCTGCTGTGGTCCAGGTCGTGCCCTCTCCAGCCCCGGCCCCGGTGACCGAACGTCCCGTGGCTGAACGCCAGCTTGTGCCGAGTCCCCGGATTCAGCGCAGCATCGTCCGACCTGTTGCTCTGGCGGCCGCTTCCGCACGACCAAAGCTCAAGCTGATGTCAGGGGGCGAAGTCTGGGTGACAAATGATGGGTCTGACCTGGCGGCGAAGGTCGCCAGCGAACTGGCGCAACAAGGATTTAAAACGCGGCTGATTGAGCTGGAAAATTCCGTGCTTCCCGAAGTGCCTGAAACGCTGGCGGGGCTGGTGGTGATTGCGTCTGCGGGAGGGACAACAGACAACCAGTTATGGTCCGCTGTCCGCTGGCTGCAGCAAGTTGGCCCCGTTCTGCGTCGGAACAGCCGTCATGCAGCGACGTTTCTGGTGACGGTTTCGCGCCTTGATGGACGTTTCGGTTTCGCAGGTTCGCGGCCACTGCAGAACCCCGTTTCCGGCGGACTGGCGGGACTCGCCAAGTGCGTCGCACGCGAGTGGCCCGACGTTGTTGCCCGAGCATTTGACCTCAGTCATGACTGGTCTTCAAATCAGGTGGCCGCCGCTATGCTCGTCGCCGAACTGGTTCACGAGGGACCTGTCGAAGTGGGGATCACTCCCAGCGGTCTCTTTTCATTGGAGATTGCCGAGCAGACGCTGACCGGTGTCCTGCAGAATCCTCCGATTGACCGCGGTGATCTGGTTGTCATCAGTGGTGGGGCCCGCGGTGTGACTGCGGAAGCGGCCTTCGCGATGGCACAAGCCTGGAAGCCCCGTATTGCCATTCTCGGTCGAAGTCCTGAACCTGCTCCCGAGCCGGAATGGCTGGCTCGCCTGACGACGGAAGCCGAAATTCGTCAGGCGGTGATTGCTCGCGCTGTTCCCAGTTCAACTCCGAAGGTCATCGGAAATCAGGTCCAGCAGATTGTGGCGAGTCGTGAGATCGCACAGCAGTTGCACCGGCTTGCTTCGGTGGGCATCTCTGCGGCGTACTACTCGGTCGATGTGCGCGATGAACAGGCTGTGAAGAAGATCCTGTCACAACTGGAACGCGAGCACGGGCCTGTGCGCGGAATCATTCACGGAGCCGGCGTGCTGGCCGATCAGAAGATCGAAGACAAGACGAAAGACCAGTTTGACCGGGTCTATGGCACCAAGATTGATGGGCTAAACGCGTTGTTAAAGGGGGTTGATCCCGAAGAGCTGAAGTTGCTCTGTCTCTTCTCGTCGTACACTGCCCGCTTCGGTCGTGTCGGTCAGCTCGACTATGGAATCGCAAACGAAGTCCTCAACAAGCAGGCGCGACAGTTCGCGATTCAACATCCGCAGTGTCGAGTGGCGTCGTTCAACTGGGGGCCGTGGGACGGTGGAATGGTTCAGGGGGGGCTGAAGAAGCTGTTCGCCTCAGAGGGAGTTGGTCTGATCCCCCTGCGGGACGGCGCTGAAGCACTCGTGCTCGAATTCCAGCAGGCGACGAGTCTGCCGATCGAAGTCCTGATTTTAGCTCCCGTCGAAGCGGACGCTGCTCCCGCACCGAAATCGGCGACGCGGCCTGAGCCAGTTATGGCTCCCGCTTTGAACGGTGTCTCCCCTACCGGCGGGAACGCTTCCCGCAATGGACAGGATGTCGTCGCCCCTCCACAGTCGTTCACGACGGATTCTCCTGCGGAGATGAAGATCGATTTTGAGCGTGAGCTGGACTTGGCGAAGTATTCCTTTCTCGAATCACATGCACTCGGCGGAAAAGCTGTGTTCCCCGTGGCGATGATTCTCGAGTGGCTGGCGCATGCGGCCATCCATCGAAACCCGGGACTGGAACTCCGCGGATTCAGTGACTTCCGCGTCTACCAGGGAATTCGACTGGGGGCACACCAGAAGTACTCTATCAAAGCCCTCTCCGGAAAAGCGGTCCGACGGGGTGATGTGTTTGTGGTGCCAGTTCAATTGCTGGGCGAACGTGACGGACGCGAACTGCTGCACGCGGGTGCGAATGTCCTTCTGGCGGCATCCTATCCCGCCGCTCCTGGAACAACGCCGTCACTGGAGGGGGCAGGATACCCCATGAATCTGACAGACGCGTACGAGCGGAGACTGTTCCACGGTCCTGTGCTGCGGGGGCTGCAGACAATCGAGGCCTGTTCGGAGCAGGGGATCGCTGTGACGACCCGGACGGCTCCCGCGCCGTGGTCGTGGATGACTGATCCTGTTCGTGGCAGTTGGCTGGCCGATCCGCTGGTGATTGACGGGGCGCTGCAGGCGATCATCCTCTGGTCCCAGGAATTTCGCGGGAAGCCCTGCCTGCCCTGCGCCGTGAAGAATTATCAGCAGTTCCGGCGCACATTCCCCAAGGATGGCGTTCGAATTGTGATCCGTATGCATGAAGCCGCCGCGCAACTGGTTCGCTGTGACGTCGATTTTGTCGATCTGGATGGAGTTCTAGTTGCTCGCATGGAAGGTTGTGAAAGTGTCGCGGATGCATCGCTGACATCTGCTTTTGCAAATAACCGACCTGAGTAG
- a CDS encoding acyltransferase family protein, whose amino-acid sequence MSSAVEAVPAQPASGRLASLDAYRGFVMICLAANGFGLAAAARNFPDCSIFQAIGYQFEHVAWVGCAFWDLIQPSFMFLVGVAVPYSLTRREAQGESSGRLVTHVLIRSLVLILLGIFLSSGGQPVTNFTFMNVLTQIGLGYPFLFLLRNRGLAIQVAAAVLVLVAYWAWFALTPVKPVDNPKDIHLPENWTLLTGFEAHWQKNANPAATFDRWFLNLFPPAKDPAREAPTTVTGTEGKTDEGASGESAIEPARPGMMGQIGAVLRRLVTRPEPYVFNSGGYQTLNFIPSFVTMLIGLMTGEFIRRNSGQHARVFKTLLTGGLVLCALGWGIHALGVCPLVKRIWTPSWTLFSSGLTLLMLSGFYGIIDGLGWKAWSFPLVVAGMNSMVLYLSGQLLRGWTADLLKRHINDDLFNIFGEKYAPIVQANLVLLCFWLFVYWLYRQRVFIRV is encoded by the coding sequence ATGAGTTCGGCTGTAGAAGCTGTCCCCGCCCAGCCCGCATCCGGCCGGCTCGCGTCTCTGGATGCCTATCGCGGCTTTGTGATGATCTGTCTGGCAGCGAACGGGTTTGGTCTGGCCGCGGCAGCTCGAAACTTCCCGGACTGTTCGATCTTCCAGGCAATCGGTTATCAGTTCGAGCACGTCGCCTGGGTGGGATGTGCCTTCTGGGACCTGATCCAGCCCTCGTTCATGTTTCTCGTGGGCGTGGCGGTCCCCTACTCGCTGACGCGACGTGAAGCTCAAGGTGAATCCAGTGGCAGACTGGTGACTCATGTTCTGATTCGTTCGCTGGTTCTGATTCTCTTGGGGATCTTTCTGTCATCGGGCGGCCAACCTGTCACGAACTTCACGTTCATGAACGTGCTGACGCAGATCGGTTTAGGATATCCGTTCCTGTTTCTGCTGAGAAACCGGGGTCTGGCGATTCAAGTTGCGGCTGCGGTACTGGTACTGGTCGCATATTGGGCCTGGTTTGCACTGACCCCAGTAAAACCCGTAGACAATCCCAAAGACATTCATCTGCCCGAGAATTGGACGCTGCTCACCGGGTTTGAAGCTCATTGGCAAAAGAACGCCAATCCGGCAGCCACGTTCGATCGCTGGTTTTTGAATCTCTTTCCTCCCGCAAAAGATCCTGCCCGGGAAGCACCGACGACGGTGACGGGAACAGAAGGGAAGACGGACGAAGGTGCGAGTGGTGAATCGGCAATCGAGCCAGCCCGGCCCGGAATGATGGGACAGATCGGGGCCGTCTTGCGGCGGCTGGTCACGCGTCCGGAACCCTATGTGTTCAACAGCGGCGGCTATCAGACCCTGAATTTCATCCCTTCGTTTGTCACGATGTTGATTGGACTGATGACGGGCGAGTTCATCAGGCGCAATTCCGGTCAACATGCCAGAGTATTCAAGACCCTGCTGACGGGGGGGCTGGTACTGTGCGCACTGGGGTGGGGAATTCACGCGCTGGGTGTCTGCCCGCTGGTCAAACGCATCTGGACCCCTAGCTGGACCTTGTTCAGTTCGGGTCTGACGCTGCTCATGCTATCGGGCTTTTACGGCATCATTGATGGTCTCGGCTGGAAAGCCTGGTCATTTCCGCTAGTTGTTGCCGGAATGAACTCCATGGTCCTTTATCTGTCGGGGCAACTGCTGCGCGGCTGGACAGCCGATTTGCTTAAGCGGCATATCAATGACGATCTGTTCAACATCTTCGGTGAAAAGTACGCTCCGATTGTGCAGGCCAATCTGGTGCTGCTTTGTTTCTGGTTGTTCGTTTACTGGCTGTACCGGCAACGCGTTTTCATCAGGGTTTGA